The Blastococcus sp. HT6-4 genome window below encodes:
- a CDS encoding FAD-binding monooxygenase produces the protein MQFHLDGYRPGDPLVEDAHPSVADRPRGLPEEVDVLIVGCGPAGMVLAAQLAAFPDIRTAIVDRRDGPLAVGQADGVACRTVEMFEAFGLADQLVAEAYWVNEVSFWRPDPADRTRITRTGRVQDVEDGLSEFPHVIVNQARMLAWLRDHMARSASRLEPFHGLQAADVRVDPGGEQPVTVTLRHVRGGVETGGTSTIRATYVVGCDGARSAIRGAIGQELVGDPMNQSWGVMDVLAVTDFPDIRLKCAIHSANQGNILIIPREGGYMVRLYIELDAVHDREMLESRDVTPEKLAAVANRIMAPYTLDVKDVGWWSVYEIGQRLCARFDDLPPGETDRLPHVFIAGDACHTHSAKAGQGMNVSMADAWNLGWKLAAVLRGTARPELLNTYSAERRAIAQELIDFDREFARMFSAAPADGDTTAGGVDPEEFQRYFVQQGRFTAGVATRYAPSMITYGTGHQHLAEGFPVGMRFHSAPVIRLADAKPVQLGHAARADGAWRLYVFADADSPAAPGSRARALCDVLASEGSPLVRFTPPRADPDSVIDVRAVFQQGHRDLTVDELPPVLLPRKGRLGLVDYEKAFCPDPAAGDVFALRGIDREQGCMVLVRPDQYVAAVLALDAHRELTDLLAGVLLDAR, from the coding sequence GTGCAGTTCCACCTGGACGGATACCGGCCCGGGGACCCCCTGGTCGAGGACGCGCACCCGTCGGTGGCCGACCGGCCGCGCGGCCTGCCCGAGGAGGTCGACGTCCTGATCGTCGGCTGCGGGCCGGCCGGCATGGTGCTGGCCGCGCAGCTGGCCGCCTTCCCCGACATCCGGACGGCGATCGTCGACCGCCGCGACGGCCCGCTCGCCGTGGGCCAGGCCGACGGCGTCGCCTGCCGGACGGTGGAGATGTTCGAGGCGTTCGGGCTGGCCGACCAGCTGGTCGCCGAGGCCTACTGGGTCAACGAGGTCTCCTTCTGGCGGCCGGACCCGGCCGACCGGACCCGGATCACCCGCACCGGCCGGGTGCAGGACGTCGAGGACGGCCTGTCGGAGTTCCCGCACGTCATCGTCAACCAGGCCCGGATGCTGGCCTGGCTGCGCGACCACATGGCGCGGTCGGCGTCCCGGCTCGAGCCGTTCCACGGCCTGCAGGCCGCCGACGTCCGGGTCGACCCCGGGGGCGAGCAGCCGGTGACGGTCACCCTGCGGCACGTGCGGGGCGGGGTCGAGACCGGCGGGACCTCGACGATCCGGGCCACGTACGTCGTCGGCTGCGACGGCGCCCGCAGCGCGATCCGCGGCGCCATCGGCCAGGAGCTGGTCGGCGACCCCATGAACCAGTCGTGGGGCGTGATGGACGTGCTGGCCGTGACCGACTTCCCCGACATCCGGCTCAAGTGCGCGATCCACTCGGCCAACCAGGGCAACATCCTGATCATCCCGCGCGAGGGCGGGTACATGGTGCGCCTCTACATCGAGCTCGACGCGGTCCACGACCGGGAGATGCTCGAGAGCCGGGACGTGACACCGGAGAAGCTGGCCGCGGTGGCCAACCGCATCATGGCGCCGTACACCCTCGACGTGAAGGACGTCGGCTGGTGGTCGGTCTACGAGATCGGCCAGCGGCTGTGCGCGAGGTTCGACGACCTGCCGCCCGGGGAGACCGACCGGCTGCCGCACGTCTTCATCGCCGGCGACGCCTGCCACACGCACAGCGCGAAGGCCGGCCAGGGCATGAACGTCTCCATGGCCGACGCCTGGAACCTCGGGTGGAAGCTCGCCGCCGTCCTGCGGGGCACCGCCCGGCCGGAGCTGCTGAACACCTACTCCGCCGAGCGCCGGGCGATCGCCCAGGAGCTCATCGACTTCGACCGCGAGTTCGCCCGCATGTTCAGCGCCGCGCCCGCCGACGGCGACACCACCGCCGGGGGCGTGGACCCGGAGGAGTTCCAGCGGTACTTCGTGCAGCAGGGCCGGTTCACCGCCGGCGTCGCCACCCGGTACGCGCCGTCGATGATCACCTATGGGACCGGGCACCAGCACCTGGCGGAGGGCTTCCCGGTCGGGATGCGGTTCCACTCCGCGCCGGTCATCCGGCTGGCCGACGCCAAGCCGGTCCAGCTCGGGCACGCCGCCCGCGCGGACGGCGCCTGGCGGCTCTACGTCTTCGCCGACGCGGACAGCCCGGCTGCTCCCGGCTCGCGGGCCCGCGCGCTGTGCGACGTCCTGGCGTCGGAGGGGTCCCCACTGGTCCGGTTCACCCCGCCCCGCGCCGACCCCGACTCCGTGATCGACGTCCGCGCCGTCTTCCAGCAGGGGCACCGGGACCTGACCGTCGACGAGCTGCCCCCGGTCCTGCTGCCGCGCAAGGGCCGGCTGGGGCTGGTCGACTACGAGAAGGCCTTCTGCCCCGACCCAGCGGCCGGAGACGTGTTCGCGCTGCGGGGCATCGACCGCGAGCAGGGCTGCATGGTGCTCGTCCGGCCGGACCAGTACGTCGCGGCGGTGCTCGCGCTGGACGCGCACCGGGAGCTGACGGACCTCCTCGCCGGGGTCCTGCTCGACGCCCGGTAG
- the glpK gene encoding glycerol kinase GlpK: MPDFIGAVDQGTTSTRFMVFDHGGQEVGRYQLEHEQFMPQAGWVEHNPVEIWERTETVIRTVLNRLGISAPDLRAMGITNQRETTVVWNRRTGRPLYNAIVWQDTRTDRIASRLEREGKGEVIRHRAGLPPATYFAGGKIQWILENVDGVRALAERGDALFGTTDTWLLWNLTGGTDGGVHITDVTNASRTMLMDLETLDWDDELLSFFGIPRQMLPEIRPSSDPQGYGTSRTAGPLGGEVLLCAALGDQQAATVGQVCFEPGEAKNTYGTGNFLLLNTGTELVRSQAGLITTVCYRFGDEPVRYALEGSIAVTGSAVQWLRDQLGIIRDAAHSEVLAREVPDNGGVYFVPAFSGLFAPYWRSDARGAIVGLSRFNTRGHLCRATLESICYQSRDVAEAMEKDSGVHLDVLKVDGGVTANELCMQMQADILGVPVSRPVVAETTALGAAYAAGLACGFWTNTDELRANWAEDRRWEPQWDDAQRAVGHAGWRKAVERTLDWVDVDDDAAPSGAGVTGGP, translated from the coding sequence ATGCCCGACTTCATCGGCGCAGTCGACCAGGGCACCACCAGCACCCGGTTCATGGTGTTCGACCACGGCGGTCAGGAGGTCGGCCGCTACCAGTTGGAGCACGAGCAGTTCATGCCGCAGGCGGGCTGGGTGGAGCACAACCCGGTGGAGATCTGGGAGCGCACCGAGACGGTCATCCGGACCGTGCTGAACCGGCTCGGCATCAGCGCTCCCGACCTCCGCGCGATGGGCATCACCAACCAGCGGGAGACCACCGTGGTCTGGAACCGGCGCACCGGCCGGCCGCTGTACAACGCGATCGTCTGGCAGGACACCCGTACCGACCGGATCGCCTCCCGCCTGGAGCGGGAGGGCAAGGGGGAGGTCATCCGGCACCGGGCGGGCCTGCCCCCGGCGACCTACTTCGCCGGCGGCAAGATCCAGTGGATCCTGGAGAACGTCGACGGGGTGCGCGCGCTCGCCGAGCGCGGCGACGCGCTGTTCGGCACGACCGACACGTGGCTGCTGTGGAACCTCACCGGCGGCACGGACGGCGGCGTCCACATCACCGACGTCACCAACGCCTCGCGCACCATGCTGATGGACCTGGAGACGCTCGACTGGGACGACGAGCTGCTCTCCTTCTTCGGCATCCCGCGCCAGATGCTCCCCGAGATCAGGCCCTCCTCCGACCCGCAGGGCTACGGCACCAGCCGCACGGCCGGGCCGCTCGGCGGCGAGGTGCTGCTGTGCGCCGCCCTCGGCGACCAGCAGGCGGCCACGGTGGGCCAGGTCTGCTTCGAGCCGGGCGAGGCGAAGAACACCTACGGGACCGGCAACTTCCTGCTGCTCAACACCGGCACCGAACTGGTGCGCTCGCAGGCCGGCCTGATCACCACCGTCTGCTACCGGTTCGGCGACGAGCCGGTCCGCTACGCGCTCGAGGGTTCCATCGCGGTCACCGGGTCGGCGGTGCAGTGGCTGCGCGACCAGCTCGGCATCATCCGCGACGCCGCGCACAGCGAGGTGCTCGCCCGCGAGGTCCCCGACAACGGGGGTGTCTACTTCGTGCCGGCCTTCTCCGGGCTGTTCGCGCCCTACTGGCGCTCCGACGCCCGCGGCGCGATCGTCGGGCTGTCCCGGTTCAACACCCGCGGCCATCTCTGCCGGGCCACGCTGGAGTCCATCTGCTACCAGAGCCGCGACGTCGCCGAGGCCATGGAGAAGGACTCCGGGGTGCACCTCGACGTCCTCAAGGTCGACGGCGGCGTCACCGCGAACGAGCTGTGCATGCAGATGCAGGCGGACATCCTGGGCGTCCCGGTCAGCCGGCCGGTGGTCGCCGAGACCACCGCGCTCGGCGCGGCGTACGCAGCCGGACTGGCCTGCGGGTTCTGGACGAACACCGACGAGCTCCGGGCCAACTGGGCCGAGGACCGCCGGTGGGAACCGCAGTGGGACGACGCGCAGCGCGCCGTGGGGCACGCCGGGTGGCGCAAGGCCGTCGAGCGGACCCTGGACTGGGTCGACGTCGACGACGACGCAGCGCCCTCGGGCGCAGGCGTGACCGGCGGCCCGTGA
- a CDS encoding polysaccharide deacetylase family protein has protein sequence MTQTGTTSTGGRRRVPRLGTVVAAMVLLSTGQAVTGPAATAADCPAPVRTVLDTTPATADHTVALTFDDGPFPQNTPDVLDVLRSRGVKATFFVRGDHAAAHPDLVRRIVAEGHAIGNHTWSHPDLSQLSPADRVAQIERTTGTIVDATGTAPCFFRGPFGIHHSPSIAGLAWDRGMTVVDWSIDTRDWTAPPNWSPSFQQQIIDRATSPRSTHPIVLMHDGGGYRQNTVAALDDVISFYDSRGYTFTDPVGRAFPRDASQGGTYVVQPGDTLGRIASRYDGVSWREIYDANRATIGPNPNVIQVGQRLTIPGAGGGSGGGGGGTPTTPDAGSTTHVVQPGDTLGRIASRYDGVSWREIYDANRATIGPNPNLIQVGQRFTIPGG, from the coding sequence ATGACTCAGACCGGTACGACATCCACCGGCGGACGGCGACGGGTCCCGCGGCTGGGGACGGTGGTCGCGGCGATGGTGCTGCTCTCCACCGGTCAGGCCGTCACCGGTCCGGCCGCGACCGCGGCGGACTGCCCCGCCCCGGTCCGCACCGTCCTCGACACCACCCCGGCGACCGCTGACCACACGGTGGCGCTGACCTTCGACGACGGCCCCTTCCCGCAGAACACACCCGACGTGCTGGACGTGCTCCGGTCCCGGGGCGTCAAGGCCACCTTCTTCGTGCGGGGGGACCACGCCGCCGCCCACCCCGACCTCGTCCGGCGGATCGTCGCCGAGGGCCACGCCATCGGCAACCACACCTGGTCGCACCCGGACCTGAGCCAGCTGTCCCCGGCGGACCGGGTGGCACAGATCGAGCGGACGACGGGGACGATCGTCGACGCGACCGGCACGGCGCCCTGCTTCTTCCGGGGGCCGTTCGGCATCCACCACAGCCCGTCGATCGCCGGCCTGGCCTGGGACCGCGGCATGACGGTCGTCGACTGGTCGATCGACACCCGCGACTGGACGGCGCCGCCGAACTGGAGCCCGTCGTTCCAGCAGCAGATCATCGACCGCGCCACCTCGCCGCGCAGTACGCACCCCATCGTCCTGATGCACGACGGCGGCGGCTACCGGCAGAACACCGTCGCCGCACTGGACGACGTCATCTCGTTCTACGACTCCCGCGGGTACACCTTCACCGATCCGGTGGGGCGGGCGTTCCCGCGTGATGCGAGCCAGGGTGGCACCTACGTCGTGCAGCCGGGGGACACGCTGGGCCGGATCGCCTCCCGGTACGACGGCGTGAGCTGGCGCGAGATCTACGACGCCAACCGCGCCACCATCGGGCCGAACCCGAACGTCATCCAGGTCGGCCAGCGGCTCACCATCCCGGGGGCGGGCGGTGGCTCCGGTGGCGGTGGCGGTGGCACGCCGACGACGCCCGACGCCGGGTCGACCACGCACGTCGTGCAGCCGGGGGACACGCTGGGCCGGATCGCCTCCCGGTACGACGGCGTGAGCTGGCGCGAGATCTACGACGCCAACCGCGCCACCATCGGGCCGAACCCGAACCTCATCCAGGTCGGCCAGCGGTTCACCATCCCCGGCGGCTGA
- a CDS encoding aldehyde dehydrogenase (NADP(+)), whose amino-acid sequence MVDVVGIEPRTGEPIGVAAQETAPEEVARLAEAALAAAPHLDRMGRTGRAALLRALADGLEAERDDIVAVADRETALGTGRLDGELTRTCYQLRLFGDVLEEGSYLEAAVDHPGDSPMGPVPDLRRMFVPLGPVAVFGASNFPLAFSVPGGDTASALAAGCPVVVKAHGSHPATSRLCFEVLARAARGSGAPEGTLGIVHGQQAGAGLVAHPAIRAVGFTGSVTGGHALLRIIEQRPDPISFFGELSSLNPVVVTPSAARERAADIAAGLVGSFTLGAGQFCTKPGLVLIPAGADGDAVVDAMAESVAHAPAQILLNEGIATAYARVSAGLSGRPGVRTAARGGDPAGKGFEAVPLLLTTSVADLSPEITEEYFGPLAVVVRYAAESELFVALDRMPSSLTATVLRGTGETALPLAVSERMRCRAGRLLFDAYPTGVAVTWAQHHGGPWPSTNSQHTSVGTSAIRRFLRPFTWQNAPQEVLPEELTDDYRGIPRRIDGQLHLPG is encoded by the coding sequence ATGGTTGACGTCGTCGGCATCGAGCCCCGCACCGGGGAACCCATCGGGGTCGCGGCCCAGGAGACGGCGCCCGAGGAGGTCGCGCGTCTCGCCGAGGCCGCACTCGCCGCGGCGCCGCACCTGGACCGGATGGGCCGCACCGGGCGGGCCGCGCTGCTGCGGGCCCTCGCCGATGGGCTGGAGGCCGAACGCGACGACATCGTCGCCGTCGCCGACCGGGAGACCGCCCTCGGTACCGGCCGCCTCGACGGCGAGCTGACCCGGACGTGCTATCAGCTGCGGCTCTTCGGCGACGTGCTGGAGGAGGGGAGCTATCTCGAGGCGGCCGTCGACCACCCCGGCGACAGCCCGATGGGCCCCGTGCCCGACCTCCGCAGGATGTTCGTCCCCTTGGGCCCCGTCGCCGTCTTCGGCGCGAGCAACTTCCCGCTGGCGTTCTCCGTGCCCGGCGGTGACACCGCCTCGGCCCTCGCCGCCGGGTGCCCGGTCGTGGTCAAGGCTCACGGGTCGCACCCGGCGACCTCCCGGCTGTGCTTCGAGGTGCTGGCCCGGGCGGCACGCGGGTCCGGGGCCCCGGAGGGCACGCTCGGCATCGTGCACGGCCAGCAGGCGGGCGCCGGGCTGGTGGCGCACCCGGCGATCCGGGCCGTCGGCTTCACCGGCTCGGTCACCGGCGGGCACGCCTTGCTGCGCATCATCGAGCAGCGCCCGGACCCGATCTCGTTCTTCGGCGAGCTCAGCAGCCTGAACCCGGTCGTGGTCACCCCGTCGGCGGCGCGGGAACGGGCCGCCGACATCGCCGCCGGGCTGGTCGGCTCCTTCACCCTCGGCGCCGGCCAGTTCTGCACCAAGCCCGGGCTCGTGCTGATCCCGGCCGGTGCCGACGGCGACGCCGTGGTCGACGCGATGGCGGAGTCCGTCGCGCACGCCCCCGCACAGATCCTGCTGAACGAGGGGATCGCCACCGCCTACGCGCGCGTCTCCGCCGGCCTCTCGGGCCGACCGGGTGTCCGGACGGCCGCACGGGGCGGTGACCCGGCCGGCAAGGGGTTCGAGGCGGTCCCGCTGCTGCTGACCACGTCGGTCGCCGACCTCTCACCGGAGATCACGGAGGAGTACTTCGGTCCGCTCGCGGTCGTGGTCCGCTACGCGGCCGAGTCGGAGCTCTTCGTGGCGCTGGACCGCATGCCCTCCTCCCTGACCGCGACCGTGCTGCGCGGCACGGGTGAGACGGCGCTGCCCTTGGCCGTCTCCGAGCGGATGCGCTGCCGGGCCGGCCGCCTGCTCTTCGACGCCTACCCGACAGGTGTCGCGGTCACGTGGGCCCAGCACCACGGGGGCCCGTGGCCGTCGACGAACTCCCAGCACACGTCGGTCGGCACGTCGGCCATCCGCCGCTTCCTGCGGCCCTTCACGTGGCAGAACGCCCCGCAGGAGGTCCTCCCCGAGGAACTCACCGACGACTACCGGGGCATCCCGCGGCGCATCGACGGGCAGCTCCACCTGCCCGGCTGA
- a CDS encoding SRPBCC family protein: MTTKAEKSIQVDVPVSTAYNQWTQFEDFPHFMGGVEEVHQHSDRSLHWVAQIAGVKREWEAAILEQVPDQKIAWAAKEGATNAGAVRFTPVGANSTMVHLSLEYEPEGLVEKAGDKLGIVERQIESDLKRFKSLVESEGYATGGWRGTINAGQDVGTPGTNAAFTSRGDSGKAGVSGTVKAAGAAVAGVAAAAAGVAAASSKSSSNEDTSQGSSTETARVGTGQTHQTSGRPEEVVTVVPPPSTEGTREERVVEESDRASTTTGRSSDSVERGTVAPDDDRSTGGANR; encoded by the coding sequence ATGACCACCAAGGCAGAGAAGTCCATCCAGGTCGACGTACCGGTGTCCACGGCCTACAACCAGTGGACGCAGTTCGAGGACTTCCCGCACTTCATGGGCGGGGTCGAAGAGGTCCACCAGCACAGCGACCGGAGCCTGCACTGGGTCGCCCAGATCGCCGGCGTCAAGCGCGAGTGGGAGGCCGCGATCCTCGAGCAGGTCCCGGACCAGAAGATCGCCTGGGCCGCGAAGGAAGGCGCCACCAACGCCGGGGCGGTCCGGTTCACGCCGGTCGGCGCCAACTCCACGATGGTCCACCTGTCCCTGGAGTACGAGCCCGAGGGGCTGGTCGAGAAGGCCGGTGACAAGCTGGGCATCGTCGAGCGCCAGATCGAGTCCGACCTGAAGCGGTTCAAGTCGCTCGTCGAGAGCGAGGGCTACGCCACCGGTGGATGGCGCGGGACGATCAACGCGGGTCAGGACGTCGGTACGCCCGGGACGAACGCGGCCTTCACCTCCCGCGGCGACAGCGGCAAGGCCGGCGTCTCGGGCACGGTCAAGGCCGCCGGCGCTGCCGTTGCCGGCGTCGCGGCCGCAGCCGCCGGGGTCGCCGCCGCCTCCTCCAAGAGCAGCAGCAACGAGGACACGTCCCAGGGCAGCAGCACGGAGACGGCCCGGGTCGGCACGGGGCAGACGCACCAGACCTCGGGCCGGCCGGAGGAGGTCGTCACCGTCGTCCCGCCGCCCTCGACGGAGGGCACCCGGGAGGAGCGCGTGGTCGAGGAGTCCGACCGGGCCAGCACCACCACGGGTCGGTCCTCCGACAGCGTCGAGCGGGGAACGGTCGCACCCGACGACGACCGCAGCACCGGCGGCGCCAACCGCTGA
- a CDS encoding YihY/virulence factor BrkB family protein — translation MLGDRLMVQAAGVAFFAVLSVAPVLVTALSIYGFVNTPETATRQLSDIADTLPDDLESIVIDQLTSITAASAQVLTWRGLTGLLVALWTAMTAMTYLIDGVNLAYRQTETRGLLRRSGLALVFVLGGALLLAALIAVAGRAAAELVGAPGPVQTAASVGSWVALAVLMAVGLAVLYRVAPDRRHAQWRWITAGSVLATAVWLAVTLGFFTYVQNLGNYQSTYGSLAGVAISMFWLWATVTLVFLGAAVNAETERQTECDSTVGPDRPVGSRGAVVADSTPPYPRGS, via the coding sequence ATGCTCGGTGACCGTCTCATGGTGCAGGCCGCCGGGGTCGCGTTCTTCGCCGTCCTGTCGGTCGCCCCGGTGCTGGTGACGGCGCTGTCGATCTACGGGTTCGTGAACACACCGGAGACCGCCACCCGGCAGCTGTCCGACATCGCGGACACGCTTCCCGACGACCTCGAGTCGATCGTGATCGACCAGCTCACGTCGATCACCGCGGCCTCGGCGCAGGTGCTGACCTGGCGCGGGCTCACCGGTCTCCTCGTCGCGCTGTGGACGGCGATGACCGCGATGACCTACCTCATCGACGGGGTGAACCTCGCCTACCGCCAGACCGAGACGCGCGGTCTGCTGCGCCGGTCGGGGCTGGCGCTGGTGTTCGTGCTCGGGGGGGCGTTACTGCTCGCCGCCCTGATCGCCGTGGCGGGCCGGGCCGCGGCCGAGCTCGTCGGTGCTCCCGGTCCCGTGCAGACTGCCGCGTCGGTGGGGTCGTGGGTGGCCCTGGCGGTCCTCATGGCCGTAGGCCTCGCCGTCCTCTACCGCGTCGCCCCCGACCGCAGGCACGCGCAGTGGCGGTGGATCACGGCGGGATCGGTCCTCGCCACGGCCGTCTGGCTGGCCGTGACCCTCGGCTTCTTCACCTACGTCCAGAATCTGGGCAACTACCAGTCCACCTACGGCTCGCTCGCCGGTGTCGCGATCAGCATGTTCTGGCTGTGGGCCACGGTCACGCTGGTGTTCCTCGGGGCCGCGGTCAACGCGGAGACCGAGCGGCAGACGGAGTGCGACTCGACCGTCGGGCCGGATCGGCCCGTGGGCTCCAGGGGCGCCGTCGTGGCCGACAGCACGCCGCCGTATCCCCGGGGGTCGTGA
- a CDS encoding SMP-30/gluconolactonase/LRE family protein yields MTALTTTVLADGLGFPEAPRWHGGRLWFSDFHDRVVRTLGADGGQEVAVELDDSPSGLGWLPDGDLLVVSMVRRALLRVGERGPQLHADVSGSTRFRANDLVVDAAGRAYVSSFGFDLEGGADPEPTALLRVDLDGSVHVAAEDVVFPNGMVLSPDGRRLVVAETYAARLIVFDVAGDGTLSGRRVFAELPGVAPDGICLDAEGQVWVATARSPEVLRVREGGEVTGRVAVGSGSLSYACALGGADGRSLFVCTAPSWRPGRRAGRIEVARVDVGSA; encoded by the coding sequence GTGACCGCCCTGACGACCACCGTCCTCGCCGACGGCCTCGGTTTCCCCGAGGCACCCCGCTGGCACGGGGGCCGGCTGTGGTTCTCCGACTTCCACGATCGCGTGGTGCGGACGCTGGGGGCCGACGGCGGCCAGGAGGTGGCCGTGGAGCTGGACGACAGCCCGTCGGGGCTTGGTTGGCTGCCCGACGGCGACCTGCTGGTCGTCTCCATGGTCCGTCGGGCGCTGCTGCGGGTGGGGGAGCGCGGTCCCCAACTGCACGCCGACGTGTCCGGCTCGACCCGGTTCCGGGCCAACGACCTGGTCGTCGACGCGGCGGGCCGGGCGTACGTCAGCAGCTTCGGCTTCGACCTCGAGGGCGGCGCCGACCCGGAGCCAACGGCCCTGCTGCGCGTGGACCTCGACGGCTCGGTCCACGTGGCCGCCGAGGACGTCGTCTTCCCCAACGGCATGGTGCTGAGCCCGGACGGCCGCAGGCTCGTGGTCGCCGAGACCTATGCGGCCCGGCTGATCGTCTTCGACGTCGCCGGGGACGGCACGCTGTCGGGCCGGCGGGTCTTCGCCGAGCTCCCCGGGGTGGCCCCCGACGGGATCTGCCTCGACGCCGAGGGGCAGGTCTGGGTGGCCACCGCCCGCAGCCCCGAGGTCCTCCGCGTCCGCGAGGGCGGAGAGGTGACCGGCCGGGTCGCCGTGGGGAGCGGCTCGCTGTCCTACGCGTGCGCGCTCGGTGGCGCCGACGGCCGGAGCCTGTTCGTCTGCACCGCGCCGAGCTGGCGCCCGGGGCGGCGGGCCGGCCGGATCGAGGTCGCCCGGGTGGACGTCGGTAGCGCCTGA
- a CDS encoding D-arabinono-1,4-lactone oxidase, protein MVSMAPEAIRPATNWAGNVTYRAARLHRPASVAELQDVLAGSDRVKALGSRHCFNDIADTTSDLVLLDGLDTGVEVERSPGGDGGVVWVPGGMPYSHLVPRLAEHGCALHNLASLPHITVAGATATGTHGSGNRNGSLSTSVVGLDLVRSDGEVVTLLHGDPDFAGAVVHLGALGVVTRIGLRFQPAFQVRNTVYTGLTWDRLVTDFQAVTDAAYSVSVFTDWHEVSQVWVKSRTDEPDVAPEDFFGARAATVPTHMLKDTPVENLTEQLGVPGEWHERLPHFRTGFTPSNGDELQTEYFVPRRHVAEACAALRSLAPRIAPLLQISELRTVAADDLWLSPAHDADVLALHFTWLPDEAGVRALLPEIEAALRPYGARPHWGKLFTTGADELERAYPRMPDFRALVRRFDARGAFRNDFLDRTVAAFG, encoded by the coding sequence ATGGTGTCCATGGCCCCGGAGGCGATCCGGCCCGCGACCAACTGGGCGGGGAACGTCACCTACCGGGCGGCCCGGCTGCACCGGCCCGCGAGCGTCGCCGAGCTGCAGGACGTCCTGGCGGGCAGCGACCGGGTCAAGGCGCTCGGCTCGCGGCACTGCTTCAACGACATCGCCGACACCACCAGCGATCTCGTGCTCCTCGACGGGCTGGACACCGGCGTGGAGGTGGAGCGGTCCCCCGGCGGGGACGGCGGCGTGGTGTGGGTCCCCGGCGGGATGCCCTACAGCCACCTGGTCCCCCGCCTGGCGGAGCACGGCTGCGCGCTGCACAACCTCGCCTCGCTGCCGCACATCACCGTCGCGGGGGCCACCGCCACCGGGACCCACGGATCCGGCAACCGCAACGGCTCGCTCAGCACCTCGGTGGTGGGTCTGGACCTGGTCCGGTCCGACGGCGAGGTCGTCACCCTCCTGCACGGGGACCCGGACTTCGCCGGCGCCGTCGTCCACCTCGGCGCGCTCGGCGTCGTCACCCGGATCGGCCTGCGGTTCCAGCCGGCCTTCCAGGTGCGCAACACCGTCTACACCGGCCTGACCTGGGACCGGCTCGTCACCGACTTCCAGGCCGTGACGGACGCGGCCTACAGCGTCAGCGTCTTCACCGACTGGCACGAGGTGAGCCAGGTGTGGGTCAAGTCGCGCACGGACGAGCCCGACGTCGCCCCGGAGGACTTCTTCGGCGCCCGTGCGGCCACGGTGCCGACCCACATGCTGAAGGACACCCCGGTCGAGAACCTCACCGAGCAGCTGGGCGTCCCGGGCGAGTGGCACGAGCGGCTCCCGCACTTCCGCACCGGGTTCACGCCCAGCAACGGCGACGAGCTGCAGACCGAGTACTTCGTCCCGCGCCGGCACGTCGCCGAGGCGTGCGCCGCGCTGCGCTCCCTCGCGCCCCGGATCGCTCCGCTGCTGCAGATCAGCGAGCTGCGCACCGTGGCGGCCGACGACCTGTGGCTGAGCCCGGCCCACGACGCCGACGTCCTGGCGCTGCACTTCACCTGGCTCCCCGACGAGGCCGGGGTGCGCGCGCTGCTCCCGGAGATCGAGGCGGCGCTGCGCCCGTACGGCGCGCGGCCGCACTGGGGCAAGCTCTTCACGACCGGGGCCGACGAGCTCGAGCGGGCGTACCCGCGGATGCCGGACTTCCGGGCGCTGGTCCGCCGCTTCGATGCGCGCGGCGCGTTCCGCAACGACTTCCTGGACCGGACGGTCGCGGCGTTCGGGTGA